A stretch of DNA from Saccharomycodes ludwigii strain NBRC 1722 chromosome I, whole genome shotgun sequence:
TGGATTAATGGGAGAAGGAACGCAAAGTGCATTTCAATTAATCGAAGCCATGATATATGCAATAACTGGTTTTGCACAAATGCTAGAAGCAACATATATGGCCACAcattcttccttttttacaATGGTTTCTGTAGCGGAACAGTTGAGTGGATTAAAAGATATGGCTATTGGATTAATTAATAGTGGCATTTTAGATTTTATAAGGATAACCAAAAAAGTGTTATACATGGTTAGCGGTGGCAAATTAGGTAAAATGACATCCTCCGGCAATTCGAAGAATCTTGTGGATAAAAATACCTCCTCTAAAAAGAAACCGAAAATGTCATTAAAACCGTTACTCATGTTTTTAGCAATAGTTATTGGGTTtccatatttattaaacaaatatattagtAGGATGGCAAATAAGAAAGTTAATTATTTAGCTTCTAATGAAGACCAAAATACTAATGTAATTAATCCAGAAAATTTAGAATTCGCCAAAGCATTATACGATTTTGTACCTGAAAACTCCAAATTTGAAGCACCTTTGAAAACAGGGGAATTAATGGCTATTTTGTCTAAGAAAGATGCAATGGGAAATGACTCCAGTTGGTGGAGAGTTAGAACAAGAGGTGGAAAAGTTGGCTATGTGCCAAACAATTATATTCAACTAttagaaagaaaaactgACACAAATAGTGTTATAAGTAagaatgataataaaacggaaaaataaaatgactgtttaaaaactatatactatatatgttttttaagAAAGAGAAGGGGACAACTGAGAAATATAGAaaattgatatatatatatatatgtatatgtatacttaattaattcaaattattttttgccCTTTGTTTGAGTTGTTCACCTTTGTCTTGTAGATCTTCTAATTTGGATTCTCCCCTTTTCTTCAAATCTTCAGCAGTCTCCTTACCTTTTGCTTGCAGTTCATTACTTTGCTCTTTGACTTTACCAGTTAATTTATCAACAATTTTTCCTGGGTTGTGCTTTAAAGTATTGGTAACTTCTTCAGCCTTTTCTATTGCATGAGCAGCAGCTTTAcctgtttttttgtttaaatcaTTCAAAACTGACTTGGCTTTAGAAGTGGCAGAATAATAGTTCTTGGTGGTACCAGTGACATTGGTAAAAGTAGTTCTCTGAGAGTAGTATCTTGGAATACCAAATAGAAGCGGGACGTAATTAGCTTGAAAGATTAATGCAGCCCTTGGACAAATTGACGATGCAGATGAAATGGCTTTGAACATAATGGTTGTAAGTATTGATAatggatttttttttttttttttttttttttttttttgaacttACTGGAttgattgaaaaattaaatttactGGCGCTTGAATTAAAATAGACAGTGTAAATAACCCGTTGGTGCGATATCCATGTTATGATATTtaggaaaaggaaaaggaaaagaagaagaagaaaggacaacaaaaaatatcaaatgaGTTGATTCAGTATttaaattgtatttttagttccttttaaatgttttttttttttcacctttttttttaaaaaaaaaaaaaaaaaaaaaattgacatTATTCCAAGACAAtgattatataatattattgatggTAAATAAGAGCGAAACTAGTATGCCTCTTAGAACCATAGATATGTCTTTTCTTAGTATTGCATTAAATGACcctttaaaaagaataaaaaaagaaattaaactATATGCACACGTAATTAAGCATTTATAAATACATAATTTAAGGGGTGATGCATTATGCATCATCAAATATAGTATTATTGCTTTTACCAGGAATATGGTAATAAATTGGCAAGTTCATGACAtcattttaatattattcctAATTTCCTAATTCAATGATCATCCctaaaatcttttattgCTGCTTAAGGATGTGCCAATGCATATATAGCCTTATATCTGAATTGTAAAGATCAACGTGAgatacaaataaacaattataaaaaaaaaaaagccttAATTcattttacattttttacttttaatcAAGTTGTTATAATAGACACAATAATTAATAAGAAtataacatatatatatatatatatatatatataaattgaatatatttaatagcagatagggaaaaaaaaaagaaaaaaaaaaaggaaaaaaatacaaccAACAAGAGTAATTAATGCTCATGATCATTTGGAtcaattttgaaaattttgtcGGGATTTAAAATTCTTTGTGGATCCAAAGACAACTTAATTTGTCTCATTAAGTTTACAGGTGCATCACCCAACTCTTCTAATAAATATTGTCTTTTACCTAAACCTATACCATGTTCACCTGTACAGGTACCTTCATTATCAATAGCTCGCTTAACCATGTTGTCTACTAATTTTTCAGCGATAGGTTTTTGAGTTTCAtcataacaaataaaagcaTGAAAATTACCATCACCAGCATGACCAACTATAGTACTTATCAAGCCGGATGAttccatttcttttttagtttCATCAATGACAGAGGCAAACTTGGAAATTGGGACAGCAACATCGGTGGTCCACAAATTAACCTTAGGATTCAATTTTTTGCCGGCATCCAAAGTGGACCAAAGGGCGACTTTACGCGCTTCCCATaattccaatttttcatcatcatttttaGCAAATTCAAACTTAATAGCTTTGTTTGCAGAAGCGATTTTCTCTAGCATTGACACTTGCTTTTTAATGTCATCGTCATCCTGGCCACcaactttaaaaaacaaagttGGCTGTTCCAACCAAGTTCTCGAGGTAGACCCTGTTTGATTAATAACTTTCATCATTTTGTCATCCAACAATTCCATAGCGTTTAACTGCAACCCCTCACCGACAATAGTGGAAACACAATCAGCAGCCAAAGCGATGGAAGGGAATGGAATAACAGCAACTGTTTCATGTTTAGGCATGACATGACATTTAATAGTAGCTTCTGTGACAACACCCAAGGTGCCCTCGCTGCCAATAAATAGACCAGTCAAATTATAGCCTGCACTGGATTTTCTGGGTCTCTGTCTAGTTTTGATTATAGAGCCATCAGCTAGAACAACAGTTAAATTAACGACATTTTCCTTCATTGTACCATATCTATTGGCATTGGTGCCACTACATGAATTGGCAATACACCCACCGATTTCAGCGCCTGGACCTGGATCACAGCCAAACAACAAACCGTGGTCATTCAAGTAGGAATTCAAATCTTCCCATGGAACACCAGCCTCAACAACCACATCCAAATCTTTTTGATGTAATTCCAAGATATTATTCATATACCTGGAAAAATCCAAAACAACAGTGCGTTTACCTCTTGTGGAGACAAAGTGTCCTTCTAATGATGTACCTCCAGAAAAGGGGACCACTGGGACGGAATAATTGTTGCAAATTTGTAGGATTTGAGAAACCTGTTCTGTGTTGTGAGGGTATAGAATAATTTGTGGTCTTTGTTCCTTTGTGGCATGGTGCGATGTAAAATAGGTGTCGGAATGCGAATCTATTTCTTCTGGTGAAATACTAAAATTATCTGGATTTTCACCAAGAACAGCCTTTAGTCTGGCTATGACTTCAGTTTCTTCATTTGGATCATCACAATATTTTGGCGGAGATAATTCGTCTAGTGGCATTACAGATTGGTAATTTGCgtcatcatcgtcatcaaAAAGTCCTAAGAAATAACATGTACCCAAAGATAAACCAGTGCCAATCAAAACACCAGGGATCAAAGAAGTTAAGATATTTGAGTTATTTGGGGAAGCTTTAGATGAAGTTGAATAATTGCAATTGCCAACTATACggtttttcaataataacgCTGTTGGACTAGCATTTTGaaaatgtatattttttcgttgttttgataaaaaactaattcgtttatttgttgtatttttgAGTATAGATCTAAGCATAGTAGtctattatattttttttttttttttttttttttttttttcttaatatgAATGTGGTTCTGGATATTACTGTTTTTGTCAGTATTAAAAAGGGGGCAAGTtaatatgaaaaaacaaTTCTTTGAAAATCAGAGATCGAGATCATTTACATACATAGGATacatctatatatatatatatatataatcaaaaataaaagaaaaattatagatGTAGAAGtcctttttattcttcCACTTGACCAAACATCCGATTATACCCACACCAGAATTGTTACAGTGTCAACTTTGTGGAGGAAGAAGGATCACCAATCAAAAAATGTATGCAGAAAAGGAccaattttatctttaatcTCCGTTATttacttctttttctttcttccatttttgttgttgttgttttgaaTGAGATTTTGGATTGGTCCCACCCACCCAcgctttttcttttttttgcttttaatTTAGTCTTTTTTGGCAATTCCGTTCCGTTTCCCGTAAGTACACGACCCACGCAAAaccaacttttaaaaaaaaaacaaatgaaaaagttgTGGAATTTAAGCACACGctcacttttttttttttttttttttcttttttttttctttttctttttcttttcttttttttcggTATTGatgaaaggaaaaaagcATAAGTCCGAGATTCCATTTTATACGcatcctttttttaaagcacatgtcaaatattattttctcaTCTTACACTTTTAATAACTAAGCATTCATAcacaatttatttttgcctTTACCAGAAATTATAATTTGCTAACAGAAAGTAAGTATAAATGGTATATACTATCACATTTAATTTCTAATATCTGATATCCCAATATTTAATGAACAACTCTCTGTTATTtatagaaatattaaaaaaaaaaaaagattctaCAATATGTGAAACAGgcatattatataaaagtgCAATATacaactaaaaaaaaaaaaaattaaaaaaaataacgtATATTCACATgaaatcatcatcaccaaAATCACCATAATCATCAAATTGATCCACTACAATATCATTTTCCTTCTTAAAAGCACCACCCAAATTGGCGTTCCCAGCTTTCGCCTTCTTTTTACCAGCACCACCGGTAGCAGTGCCACCTTTAACTTTAGCCAACCTAGCTTGTCTTTCTTgtctttccttttctttgatAACAACATTCAAAGTGGCAACAGCCTGTCTAATATTCTCGATGCTCATTGGTTTAGAAATATCCCTGATCAAATCAACAGTTAAATGAGAAGAATAATATAGTGGAGATTTTTGATTCATTGATGTAATTGCTTTACTCAAAGATTTTCTTAGGTTATCAAAATCTTGCTTAGTTTCAGCTTGAGCAAATAAAGGATGTGATTCAATGGGGGTATCTTTAGTAAAACCAGCAGGTTTCAACAGTAAAGAATCTTGTTCTGCTTTTAATCTTGCTGCCCTAGCCTTTGGATGTTCGTCGGTTATACCTAAACCACCAAACAAATCAGCAGCATTATTTAAATCGCTTTCTATTTCTGCCTTTTTTAACAACTCTTTACGTGTTTTTTCATCTAGAGTATCGATTTCTAATAAGACTTTATCATTTCCGTTTTtggtggtatttttttttttgttgttcgTTTGAGTCTGTTTAGCGGCaggttttgtttttggtttttcttCAGCATCCCATGACTCTAATATTTCAGCATCGTCGTCATTACCAGCAGTAGTAAATTCATCATCCCACGATTCCAGGATTGGTTTGTCGTTATCTTTAATAACAGGAACTTCAAAATCGTCGTTATCCCAAGACattttatagttttatcTAGTTTGGctatgcttttttttttttttttttagtttttcaGGATTGGAGAAACTAAAAAGGtgcaaattaaaaaaaaaaaaaaaacatgtccaataaatgtaaaaaaatgttatatttgaaagaaaaagaaagaaagaaagaaggaaagaaaaaaaaaaaaattctctgataatatttttagtcGTTTGGTACGAAACATGGTTAATTATTGGTAGTTTGCAATGGGCCGAAGGATAGTCGGAAACATTTGAAAAGCATTAAGTGGCTTTATATATTGTGGGTGTGGATTGTGTGCGGGGGGTTACAGAGAGAAAAGTGTGtgaaagttttattatttgaaaaacaaatgaaTGTTAGCATTGTATTTTTGTACGGCATTGCcaattgaaataaaaaataaaaaaacgGGTAAAGATCAACAAAGACAATAATATCCAAAATTGAAAGGCATTGAAAAGTTGGTAATTGTCATACAAAACATAATCatcatttttgttatttctgtcattcttttatttttcatttttcgcaacgaaggaaaaaaaaaagggtgaaaacacatatataatttttatttcacaccgttattataaataaaatgattCTGCCTTGACTCACAAGTTTAATTTACTTTTCCTTCGGTCAAACTAAATTCGAAcatctttaattttaaaacttatttaatttttctttttttttttaattcagcATTGTGTATGATTCATCTTATAAAAATCTTTCTTAGAATTATGattgaaaaaacaaaacctatatatatatatacatgcATACGAAGTTCTGATTgcagaaaaataaaagtgcaaaaaataattccttctgttaaacaaaaaaaaaaaaaaaaaaaaaaaaaagagaaaaacaTCAATACTCATGAAAGAATATAAAGTTCATTACTCTAGAGGCGGTGCTGGGAATATAACAACAAACTCAAGCAAACCACGTCCAAAAATAGTTCCACAAGGTTCTCAAACACCAATCATTCTAAGCCCAGTATATTCAACAGCAAGAGGTGGCGCGGGTAATatgagaaaaaatattgaccCCAAAGTTACAAGAATGTCTCAAGATGTTGATTTTGATAGCGGTATCacgaaaaataaaaatataaatcgTGTTATTAGTGGACCTGAAGGTGATGATTATACTGATCTAGTactaaataatattgacGGTTATGACGAGgatgatgatattattaaagtaACATCTCTAGATATAAAATCTGGTCttaacagtaataatagcaacacCAATAATAGTCATACTCTATTAAATACTGTTAAAAGTAATATAAGCAGAATAAGCCacaacagtaataataataaaataaggaGAAATAGTGAAAATACGCATACTACTTCTcctaaatatataagtttAGGCAGAGGTGGTGCGGGTAATATTTTAAGTCCCTCAGCCAGTAGAAAAGATTTAGAATCTCCATTTATCCAGCCAATTAATActcataaaaataaaaaaaatgctaaCGACCGtacaaaaaacaagaaagaaaaggagAAAGTTCATAATTCTAACGGTATATTTTatagattaaaaaaaatattcgcgtgaataaataaataaataaataaataaataaataaacaaatatataaattaataaataaatatataaattaataaataaataaatacagTAATGGATAAAAAGgcactgaaaaaaaaacgacCTACATAGCAGCCGCCAACTCCTCCAACAATTTGTAACCACGCTTAACAATACCACCATTACCTGGCAAATAAGTATCACCCATCAAATGAGAATCAATAGAGGTGG
This window harbors:
- the PEX13 gene encoding peroxin PEX13 (similar to Saccharomyces cerevisiae YLR191W | PEX13 | PEroXin), which codes for MSSKIKPKPWEVNNVSSHIIDDAAKNMGTNPNSVQKKNDIDDNVNGEKIPPEPVARPDILEPTADIYGNSYGNNNSMLSHRNYGGGLYNNGLYGGAGMYGGVGGLYGSSMYGGGGLYGSGMYGGGLYGNNNVSGNGLMGEGTQSAFQLIEAMIYAITGFAQMLEATYMATHSSFFTMVSVAEQLSGLKDMAIGLINSGILDFIRITKKVLYMVSGGKLGKMTSSGNSKNLVDKNTSSKKKPKMSLKPLLMFLAIVIGFPYLLNKYISRMANKKVNYLASNEDQNTNVINPENLEFAKALYDFVPENSKFEAPLKTGELMAILSKKDAMGNDSSWWRVRTRGGKVGYVPNNYIQLLERKTDTNSVISKNDNKTEK
- the PAR32 gene encoding Par32p (similar to Saccharomyces cerevisiae YDL173W | PAR32 | Phosphorylated After Rapamycin); its protein translation is MKEYKVHYSRGGAGNITTNSSKPRPKIVPQGSQTPIILSPVYSTARGGAGNMRKNIDPKVTRMSQDVDFDSGITKNKNINRVISGPEGDDYTDLVLNNIDGYDEDDDIIKVTSLDIKSGLNSNNSNTNNSHTLLNTVKSNISRISHNSNNNKIRRNSENTHTTSPKYISLGRGGAGNILSPSASRKDLESPFIQPINTHKNKKNANDRTKNKKEKEKVHNSNGIFYRLKKIFA
- the HCR1 gene encoding translation initiation factor eIF3 core subunit j (similar to Saccharomyces cerevisiae YLR192C | HCR1 | High-Copy suppressor of Rpg1); its protein translation is MSWDNDDFEVPVIKDNDKPILESWDDEFTTAGNDDDAEILESWDAEEKPKTKPAAKQTQTNNKKKNTTKNGNDKVLLEIDTLDEKTRKELLKKAEIESDLNNAADLFGGLGITDEHPKARAARLKAEQDSLLLKPAGFTKDTPIESHPLFAQAETKQDFDNLRKSLSKAITSMNQKSPLYYSSHLTVDLIRDISKPMSIENIRQAVATLNVVIKEKERQERQARLAKVKGGTATGGAGKKKAKAGNANLGGAFKKENDIVVDQFDDYGDFGDDDFM
- the DLD1 gene encoding D-lactate dehydrogenase (similar to Saccharomyces cerevisiae YDL174C | DLD1 | D-Lactate Dehydrogenase), with translation MLRSILKNTTNKRISFLSKQRKNIHFQNASPTALLLKNRIVGNCNYSTSSKASPNNSNILTSLIPGVLIGTGLSLGTCYFLGLFDDDDDANYQSVMPLDELSPPKYCDDPNEETEVIARLKAVLGENPDNFSISPEEIDSHSDTYFTSHHATKEQRPQIILYPHNTEQVSQILQICNNYSVPVVPFSGGTSLEGHFVSTRGKRTVVLDFSRYMNNILELHQKDLDVVVEAGVPWEDLNSYLNDHGLLFGCDPGPGAEIGGCIANSCSGTNANRYGTMKENVVNLTVVLADGSIIKTRQRPRKSSAGYNLTGLFIGSEGTLGVVTEATIKCHVMPKHETVAVIPFPSIALAADCVSTIVGEGLQLNAMELLDDKMMKVINQTGSTSRTWLEQPTLFFKVGGQDDDDIKKQVSMLEKIASANKAIKFEFAKNDDEKLELWEARKVALWSTLDAGKKLNPKVNLWTTDVAVPISKFASVIDETKKEMESSGLISTIVGHAGDGNFHAFICYDETQKPIAEKLVDNMVKRAIDNEGTCTGEHGIGLGKRQYLLEELGDAPVNLMRQIKLSLDPQRILNPDKIFKIDPNDHEH